Genomic DNA from Suncus etruscus isolate mSunEtr1 chromosome 13, mSunEtr1.pri.cur, whole genome shotgun sequence:
tcatatgatccagcaataccactcccaggaaaataccttagaaacacaaaattaTCATACAGCAAATTCCTTTGtgtttggggggtggtcacacccagcagcgctcagggcttactcttggatctatgctcagaaatcgctccacgcaaactgaggggatcatatgggataccaggattcaaaccactgtccttctctaTGCTGTCTTTTCAGCCCCTGAAGTCCTTTGTGTTTTATGTTCATTACAACACTATAATAGTCAAAAGTTGTAAACACCTCAAGTGactaagtggctaaagaaactggtacatcatCCCAATGagatactatgcaactgttaggaaaaatagtcATAAATTTGCTTAGATGTGGATGGATATGCAAAGTATTTTGTttagtgaaatgagccagaaggagagggatagacgtagaataatctcatttatttgtgggatataagaaaaaagaaaatagtatgatGATAATTATAtccggagacaatagagatgaggacctgtACCAATCTATGTTacgaagcttgctacaaatagtggagcaatgcagttagggtagaaaagggacctctatgacaaggatagttggaactgatcactctgaacaaaaactgGATGCTGAATAAAgtgggagataaagtgatatgcatgatacccttcctCAACAACAGTTCAAACCACaggtctaaaaggaaaaaaagatgggggaGAGATGGCAGGAGTAAGACACCTGCCCCAGAAATTTGGGTCACAGCTGCCTATGCTCAATTATTTCTGGCTTCTAcattcaggagtgacttctgatggtgctctggaTACCAAATGTGATTCTGAGGATTTGAACTAAGATCCAtaggatgtaaggcaaatgcctcaacCCCTCTGCTTTGTGCTGTCTCTTGGGAATGGATAGGTGAAGAGAAAGGGTGATGTTTAAGTCAGCATTTGGTGTCAAAGATCTAGATGCAACTTTTTATTGTGGATAACCAGTTCCATCCATGGCACCACATGATTCCTTAGAACTGCTGGTAGTGTTTTCCCTCCTGCTAGTATGATAGTATGATTTGGTGCCAGGTATCTAAAACAAGTAAAATAGTCATTAATATATGTGGAAATAATTTTACCTATTTGCCTTATTAATGTTGATTCTGGGAATATTTTTCCACCCACAGGCCTGCGATGTCCAGGaagtacttctggttctgcactcaggagtcactcctggcagtacttggagccaggaatcgaacctgggttgactgtgtgtagcctacttactgtattatctagaatttttttgaggggtagtggggtttgggtcacacctggcagtgcctcaggggttactcctggctctgtgttcagaaattgctcctagcaggcatcgggggcccatatgggatgctgggatttgaaccaccatcctggatcagctgcatgcaaggcaaacacgctactagtgtgctatttctccagcccagtgctagaatttttttaattacttgacTGAGTTTATACAGTAATGTATTATACCTGAAAAGACAAAGTCTGTCTCAAATTATTTCCTTGTGATTTTAGGTCCAAGACTGTAGGTATTTCTAGAGttactgggtttttttgttttatttttttagtttcttttttagtatgcctacaATAGTAGATATCTAAAACAGTTCATAACTCTGGAACCCATTtattgttttagataaaatatcacaatcttaatttttatttgctgtGGCCAGGGaagacattaaaaatatagatttatcTTTCCTGGGCTAGTATAAACTATATTCTGCCTCTGTCATTCTTACTAAAGTTGAATTTAAGGGATAAACCTTGTTTTCTAAAGTGAAAGACTTCTTTCTGTTCTTGATAGTGCTTTGGTGTTCTTGATATTCTTGTTTGTAGAATTTCTTGTCACATATTCCTAATTCCTTATTTTTGGTTAAGTTCCTTGAATAGAAATCTTTGCGTCAGAGATACTCTTTTTAAGTGCTGATATTTACTGCCAATTAACTTCCATAAAAAGAGTGATGTATATTGTTACCAGTTTATGAAAATGAAATTGTTTTCCAGTCTGATAAGAGAGGGAAACACACTTAGAGAAATCATAAGAATAGAAGAAAACGCTGTAGATAACATTTCAGCCATGCATGGTATAAATTATTGTTGGGAATGAGCATTATACCAAAGTTGGGAAAATACTCTAAAATCTAGATGAAGTGAGAAACAGATCATATGTATTAATGGTCTGCAGATTCTGGGATTGATTTAGGAATTCCTTGAAATAAATGATTCTCCAGTTTCGTTGTTTTGAGGAAGGGTCACACCTCGGTGGGCTCAGGGCTTTCCTGCCTCTATGTTCAGGGTCACTTATTGTGGGTTCAGAGGAACATTTGTGttgtcaagaatcaaacctggattggcagtgtgcaacAACCTGCCTGCTGTGCTGTGGCTTAGGCACCGGTCCTCTAGTTTTGTAAGTTAGTAAACTCTCCCCAGTGGGAAAAATAAATGCTCATCATAGTATAGAGTTGCCTTGCCTTGGTTGTGTTCAAAAGGTAACAAAATTCTAATcagattgatttttgttttgattcgGTTTTGGATCACCACCTTTACCATCCCCATAGTGCTAGGACTTTTTTCTTCCTGCCTCTGcgcagaagtcactcctgggtctctgctcagggatctctcctctAGCATACAAAGTATCCAATTCAGGTGGGCAACATGCAACATAAATGCCTTCTCCTTACCCACAGTATTGTTTCTGTCACCCCTACCCGGACAAGGAGGAGGGATCTAAGTCAGTAGAAATCTTAGCAGGAAATCAGTTGATATTTCGGCAGAATAACCGGCTAATATTTGCTCATAAATCTGAGGTTAGTATTTTAAGCTGTGCTTTGATAAATTCTGAGTGGCTTGGATTTTAGTTGGGAGGAATTTATACTTTAGAtaagtcattttttaatataatttacatatatatttcatttccTTACATATTATTTAGAGCTTCGTTATTAATAGATTAGGGGGAAAAAGTTACTCATAAGCCCCCTTGAAAGTTTGACCATAAACAGACGTACTTGTGTAGATCAGTATACCTTAGGTTATAGTGTTTCCTCTGTGTTAAAaatcttgaggggccagagagatagtacagcagtgttggccttgctagcagctgatccaggacctaaggtgtttggctcgaatcccggggtcccatatgggacgtgcctgccaggagctatttctgagcagatagccagaagtaacccctgagcaccgccgggtgtggcccaaaaaacaaaacaaaacaaaacaaaacaaaaatctcaaggaATATATAGTGGATaggtatttgccctgcacatggctaacttgtgattaatccttggcatttcatatggtttctatgagcttgccaagagttattcctgaatacagagccatgagtaatctctgGCCATGACAGGGTGAGGCTCCAAGACCAAaaacaacataataaaataatcttaagtTACAATGATCAGCCCCTTTGAAGAATCATGGTGTGACTGATCTTGGAAGATAAGGAGAATTTTCAGGCAtagttttattttggatttaCTGATAATTACATTGTAATTCTTTGGGCCTCTGTTCTCTGTTCCATCGCCTAGAAATTAGCTTCTGAGGTCCCTTGCAGATCAAATACTTCTCAGTAAGTGACTGGCTAAAATTTTGTGTTGTACATCTGATACCAATAAAAGTACATACAGTTAAGCTTCATTCTTTCTCTGTAAATCATAATTTTTGCTATATAATAATCATACTTTATAGAGAAATACCCACTTTTGTGGAGTCATATCTCCATCTTGTGGCCTTTCAGCATATTGCTattaaattataaacaactttttattttcctttgtccaAACTTTCAGTGTTGTAGTTGTGATGATGGCAAGTACACACGTGTAATGCACACACACGCCAGTCACAGTACTTCCTGAGGTTTGTACCTCCTAGTCCTCCTAGCCCTCCTAGgcagagcttgcaaggcagatgccttacctctagcaccaccactccagcccctctcctacTCTTCTTCACGATACATtttagagtatttttatttttctgtaaatgcTTAACAACAAAATAGTCTATAATCATATATACactagaaatataaattataaattataaaatctattgGAAGATGCTTTTTCTCAGAAGACAATAAATCACATCTTTCTATGCTAATATCAGATGCACCTTTTATTTAAACTAGACTCATTGGgacagtaatttgtttttcttttagtcataaaaatgttTGGTATTCTAATTTAGACATTTTTCCAACAGTATATGCACAACCTGTTTATATGATGTAGGTGATTAActgggcattttttttgtttgtttgtttccttgatgtatatttgtttgttttttggtttttgggccatacccggccacactcgggggttactcctggctatctgctcagaaatagctcctggcaggcactggggaccatatgggacaccgggattcgaaccaaccactttaggtcctggatcggctgcttgcaaggcaaacaccgctgtgtgctatctctccgggccatgtTTCCTTGATGTTGACAAAAGCCACTGTGTTCTGAAACTAGCTTTGAGGAAGTAGGGCCAGCATTGTATTGTGCTGTTTGTTTGGAAGCagataattttcttcattttgatcATTTCTTAAACGTTTATTTTCACCTGCTTGTATTTGGACTGAGATTATGCACTCTTGAAGATCTGGGAAGCTGGAGGATTTATGGGAACCTGGAGAACCTTAGGAACCTTGAGTTTGGGCACTGCTTTATTTTCTTCCGCATGTAGAATATATCTGGCTTaatttaaatatgcatattttgATCATAAATTCCTAGAGTAGGATTACTTAAACAAGATCGTTTTAAAACATAGAATTACTTTTTTACCTCTCACAtcaggagtcaaacccagggccttacacAGACAGCTGAGCTACATCCTAGACCAGAAGTACTTTTTTAGATATTTTGATACATAGGCTAGATTGTCTCATAAAACTTTGAAATTCAATTTTACATGAGGACTAGCAGTGTATCTGAATTCCATTGGTCATCCCCTTATTAGTATTGGCACTCATTAGAAATAAACCTCTttgggccagcgtggtggcgctagaggtaaggtgtctgccttgccagctctagcctaggacggaccgaggttcgatcccccagcgtcccatatggtcccccaagccaggagcgacttctgaacacatagccaggaggtaacccctgagcgtcactgggtgtggccccccaaaaaacaaaacaaaaaaaaatgttagttcAATTTGGGcgggcgaggtggtgctagaggtaaggtgtctgccttgccagcgctagcctaggacggaccgcggttcgattccccggcgttccctatggtccccccaagccaggggcaatttctgagcgcttagccaggagtaacccctgagcatcaaacgggtgtggccccaaaaaccaaaataaataaacaaacaaacaaacctcttTGGGGCCgaattgatagcacagtgtttggatatttgccttgcatgttgccaacccagacagatcccagttcaattcctggcatccattttGGTCCTCCGAAACttagaggagtgatttctgagctcagaaccaggagctacccctgagcacaccagatgtgaccctcctctccccccccaaaaaaaagaaacctcttaAATATTTGgcgttttaattaattaataatacttTATTGAGCACATTTTGGTTTGTTCCAGTAGCCGGATCGAACTGGGAGACGTGACACCACACAATATTAAACAACTGAAGAGATTAAACCAGGTCATCTTTCCAGTCAGCTACAATGACAAGTTCTACAAGGATGTGCTGGAGGTTGGTGAGCTAGCAAAACTTggtatgttgttttgttttgttttgttgtgtttttctcccttatttcatTGGTTAATTTTATGTTCTTGTATGGATCCTTAGCTTTAATATTATCTCCTTAAGATCTGAGGAATGAGAGTGGTAAATTCTGATAAGAATCaagataaaatacttttaaaaggaACTGCTAATTGCATCTtcttattttatgtgtttatgtggTTTTGCATATTAGCTTTCTGCTAGAGGTTTTAACGTTTCTCTGGTCATATGAAGAGGGTCAATAATTGAGTTGTTGATATTGATGCTGAGTAACTAATGGCAATAATTTAATCCTTCTAGCTTATGATTTTGTCTGTTAAACTTTTTGTGTCTTCCATGGCAGCCTATTTCAATGATATTGCAGTAGGAGCAGTATGCTGTCGGGTGGATCATTCACAGAATCAGAAGAGACTTTACATCATGACACTAGGATGTCTGGCTCCATACCGAAGACTAGGAATAGGTAAAACTCTTTTCACTTCTTGAAAGAAGCCTCGATAAATCTctgttctttctgttctttcaggCATACCTGGATAGAGTTATAATTGAAAAACAAATGTTGTTTGTTAATATAATTCAATTGGAAGCCATATGTAGATTTATTAttaaggtttctttttcttttttttttccctccttttatcCAGGAGTATGTGCCTAAAGATTGTTTTCTgttagcaggttttttttttgtttttgtttttgtttttgtttttggttcacactggcagtgtttaggggtgtgaacttgactctatgctcagaaatcgctcctggcaggtgggggggggggcgggggggaggggagtatatgggataccgggattcagaccaccgtcctgcatgcaaggcaaatgccctacctccatgctatctctcagaccccttcTGTTAGCAGTTTTAAATATGTGTAGGCATTATAGAGAGaacaattgtttttatatttttgagacaCACAGCAGTGCCTTggccttatttctggctctgcactcaggaatcactccttagcAGTGTTTGGGAAATCATGAAATGACAGGATTAAACCCGGTTTGGCTTCATCAAGGAAAATGTCCTAGCCTCTCTATTGCTCTAGCatggaaaataacatttttaatatcaAGGAGTCTACTTTGcctcaatttttcttttgttttgttttggggccacacccggtggtgcttgggttattcctggctctgtgctcagaaattgctcttggtagacAGGGAAGAGGGGGTGGAGAgccagggatgccaggaattgaacttgggttggttgcatgcaaggcaaacactctaccgccatgctattgcttcagcccccttTACATCAAATTCTATTAATGAGCTCAGGTATTAAGATGGCAGGTGCATAGTTTTAAAGATTGGTTTTTAATGAGgttatttatttgtcttattaATAGGAACTAAAATGTTAAATCATGTCTTAAACATCTGTGAAAAAGATGGCACTTTTGACAACATTTATCtgtaagtaaaatttatttaaatgttcttaaatattggcaataaaaatctttattaggGACTTTTGCAACTTATTGTTTCCTTGAAAACATAGAAATAGTGTTTATAAGGTTCATGttggttttttattgtttgttttgcatttctttggggccacacctggtagcacttgggggattactcctgggcttgtactcagaaattactcctagcagtctcggggaccatatgggatgcctgggattgaacctgggttggctgtgtgcaagcaaatggcctactgctgtgctctctgcccCCTCATATTggtttgttttaataataaagtacctaaaataaaataaattattagtccCAGCTGGTGGCTCAAAAGGTAGAGCACCTTACTATGTATAAGACTCTGGATTTATTAATTCGATCACTACTTTGTCCGCTTTGTTATGTATGGCTTTGTTAATCTGtaaattcttcttcttttgtttttgtttttggccatacccggctgtgctttggattactcctggcaagctctggggaccatatgggatgccagaaattgaacaccctaccactgtactatctctctggcccaattctgcttttttttaataaaccacattttaattttcttatactgATTTGTTTCTTTGAGGGTCACACATGTTGGTGCTCAAGAGATCAGTCCTGGGTATGAACCTGGATTAGCAATATGCAGGGACAGAGCCCTGCCCACATGTATCTCTGGCTCTGATTTTGCTTTATTATCTTTCATTGTTGTTTGGGAGCACATCCAGTAGTTCTTGGAGGTTttgcctggctctgcatttgggaatcacttctggtagtgcttggggggacctccccatatgggatgccagggatccagtcCAAGTCTGCCCaagcaagggaagcaccttagccactgtctctccagccctgctttaTTTATTCTCTTAAGAGTAGAAATTTCAGAATTCTAGGAGCAAAATCAATATTAAACTCGTTGTTATTCTCTTAAGAGTAGAATTTCAGAATTCTAGGAGCAAAATCAATATTAAACTCATGTTCAGAATTTAAAATACAGTCAGACAATGTTGTTTATACCACTGTTTTTATACCACTGTTTTGTTAGGACTTTGAGGACTTGCTTATTTGTAAGAACTAAGATTAATCAGTGCATAGTTGATAACATTTGTACCTTAAGTAACTTCTGATTTAACAAAAACAAAGCTAAGAACACAACCATTAGTTGTCTTTATAGtgcataaatttaattatttttattttcaatttagcaGTGGAAGATCTAATtgcatattattattttgagaagTAATTGAAAAAGCTTAAgttaattaacttttattttcaaaatatagtatgATTATAATTTCAACATAGCATTTCAGTATAAAccctacttttaaatttttctttttttctgcttgcATTAATATCTGAATCATCTCATTATTAACCTATATTTGATtaaagacaattttttaaatatgaaatgttaGAGTAGCTCGGATACTTAAAATTATAAGAGTAAAAACTGTTATCAGTCAGCTGTCTTACACATAAGGGCTAACATTACAAATGTAAATTTGCCAGCAAAGGTTTTCTGAAATGAATACCtaatctttattaatattttggattTAATCTTTATAAGTATTACTGGTAATTGTAAGAGAATCTTGAAAAAGTTCTGTATTATTCCAGTTCCAACTAATTTGAAACTATCTCTGGAGAATATGTAAAGCTTATGAaatcttaatattcttttttcctgatgtccTTTTATATATCTTAGGCATGTCCAGATCAGCAATGAGTCAGCAATTGACTTCTACAGAAAGTTTGGCTTTGAGGTTATTGAGACAAAGAAGAACTACTATAAGAGAATAGAGCCCGCAGATGCTCATGTGCTGCAGAAAAACCTCAAAGTCCCTTCTGGCCAGAATGCAGATGTGCAAAAGACAGACAACTGATAAATTGCAAATGAACTTTTCTTGCACTTGCTTGTCGCCAAATAAAAGAGAGGCCCATTgatttccccctccccctttcttttaaacttttccaccttcttttgtctttctcctctttcctttcctcttaaaaattttaatatgttgaaGGACTTTAAAGATTAATCAtgtttggattatttttcttttttcctttttctcccctggTGAGGTGGTTTGACTGTagggaaaaaaaattacatttgttgTTTCACAGTTCAGCTGTATTGGTTCTGAGAATTTGGGTATCAGTttcaaatttttagtttttttttttcccttatgtCCTGCTTTCACATTGAACGGCAGAGCTTACAAATTATCATATATTTCAAAAGACAAAACAGCAGCAGCAATATTTTGTTCTCTAACTCAGACAAGTTTAGTAGTATGTTTGTGGTACTTGGGGTTCTTAAGACTGTGGGATGCTAATCCCTGGACATTGCCTTCACTCCACCTCTGTCCTTCAGAGTACTTTATCAGGAGTTTAGACTATTTACTATCCTTATAAGAAATGCtaagcttattttgttttgttttaaagcaaTTACTCTCTTCTTTGATGGTGGTTAAGGGTGGGTGGGAGAGTTTTTTTGGTAGATAGTGTCAAACATTGGTCTCAGTATTTGAGTTAACTGCATTTTGCTGAGTGGATTGTTTCTAAGCAGGTTTCTTTTTCCTGCTGTTGATTGTTAGTGGCATTAACTTTTAGAGAGTGGGCTGgtgagattaatttttttttaatatcccagcTAGAGATATGGCCTTTAACTGACCTAAAGATGTTTGTTGTGGTTCACTATTTTCTCCTGTCCTTTTTGTTCAGTAAACCCCACAGTAGATAGGTCAATATTCCTAAATAAGCCTGAAGCAGGTGTTTTCTCttggatatattaaaaaatacctaaaagGAAGCTTAGAGGGACTTGTGGCACAATAAATGCGTTTAATGCTAGCTAATGCAGATTGTTTAAAGTGTGGCCACTAAGCATTTGATTACATAGGAAAGAATATCTAGTCAGTATTTTTGAGAATGatatagctgtgctattgcttatcTGTTGGAGAACATCCCAGATTTGCTTACATTTTGTGCCTATGATAGTAAGGATTTAGGGAAGGGGAATTGTTGAACATACTGCTTCTGTTGGAAAAATAGAAGTCTAGAAGTGTTAATAATGCAAGTGTCACTGTGACCTCCTCTTAATGAGACTGGTTTATGCCAGATCATTTTTTAACATATAGGGAGTGACTGATTGGTTTAATAATACTTGTAAGATAAGGGACACCtggcattttcatttttactcCATAGTCCCATCTgcaacatttaaaatgtttttagatCGCCAGTGCTGGTGGCCCAAGAAATGTTCTTATTGAACATAGAAACAGAGCACAGGGTTGACCTTTCTGTCATTTGACATTAAGAGAAGGTTGTTCATTATATTTCTCCTTAAGAAAATTCCGACATAAAAGACTCATCTCTCCCAATATGttaaatatttgtcaaaattattttacagAATGTTTATGCACATTTTATAATCTTAAGTTCTTAATTTGAGAATGTGAAAGTTAAGTACAGTAGACTTTAATAGTCTTAATTGAGTGCCAAGAATAATACAGAAAAGGAAGATAGTTGATGAAAGAGTTATAGGGTTCTAAACTAAAATAGTGAAATTGTAGAAAGATCATGCTGATTTGTTGGGTCTCAGTTTCTTAAGCAGTCCAAATCTAAGCTTAGAAGAAAAGTTTAGCATTAAGCACCTTTACCTTCATGGATAAGCTTCAGCTTGCTCTTGCCAAGATAAAAAGTATGTAAGTTACAGAAGGGAAAATTAGTTTGACGAATTCAGCCTTTTTGTAAACTTCCAGATATCAAAATAGATTTTGATATATAAATGAGTTTTCTGAGATGACACTGCCTCTATTTCTATAACCATTTCACCTGGACTATTTAATCAGTCCTATGAATGTATCCCTAAATGTGGTTATTGAAAACTGAATACCTGCCTCATGACAATGAACTACATGTtatttaaggaggaaaaaaaaaataataaattttgaattgAGTGTGTAGGCTCCctatcatagtttctttttccATACTAGTCAGTGACTTCACCTAAATTGTAAATGTTTATAAAAGGTTAATTGTCCTACAGCAAACTATTAAATATTCCATACATTTACAAAGCAGGAGGATGTAGAAATAGAAGCTGGGTGCTAGTAGTTCATATGCTTACGAGTTGGTAAAGACTGAAGTAATGCCCGTGTTAAGTTGGATATTTTGATATGTGATAAAAATTATtgaggtaaaataaaattattataattaactaGAAGATCACACAATATATCCATCACATTTTCCAGGAAAAATCATTTGTACTGTGGGGCAAATAGGCAAAAATTGTATGTAATTGCATTTTGTTCTGACAAAAATAATTTGTGGAGAAATCTATGCAATATAATTTGTCCAGATTAGTTATATTTGGGGAAAGAAGTTCTGAAGCATCCCCAAAACAGTTTACTCATTTGAAAGTCCTCCAAAAACAGCTATTGGGAAACCATGGTTTGTGgggtagaaagaaagaagctcCCTCAGTTTTTTGGAGGGAAtaacttaaaatacttaaaatggcTACATTTACTTGGTGCAGTTAAGAATTAAACTTGTTGATTTTAACATCGCTGTTATATCTGAAATAAAGTTATGTGATGTTCTGGTAGTTACCTATGATGTCTGGTAAATATCAATACCATGCAAATGTTTGAGATTGGGTATAAAATAGCTAGTCACTTTTCTCCTTCCTCaataattcattcatttttttctttaaggcctAGTTTAAGATTAAATAGGCTATATTTAATCATGCCTTTTaacatttagtaaaaatattgcgcagctggggccggagagatagcacaacggtagggcgtttgccttgtgtgcggccgacctaggagggacctcgttctgttcccggcatcccatttggactccgagcctgccaggggcgatttctgagtgcagagccaggaataaccccagagcactacaagttgtggcccagaaaaatcAATCGATAacgtttaaaaaaaatactgcacaGTTGAGGTTGTAGCTCAGTCCCCACTGGAAGAGTGCTCTGCTGTGCTCAGTCCAGTAATCTCCCTCaatttcccccccaaaagaaatgctGTTTACTGTCTGCAGTTTTGTCCCAATGAGAGAACAAAAAAATCCTGCTGCTCTATTTGTGAATATGATTGTAAAAATACCTGCAGTTGGGaccggtaaggtggcgctagatgtaaggtgtctgccttgcaagcgctaaccaaggaaggaccgcagttcgatccccagcgtcccatatggtccccccaagccaggggcaatttctgagcgtttagccaggagtaacccctgagcatcaagctgGTGtagccacaaaaacaaacaaaaaaatacctgcAGTTTATAGGCTTATAATCAATAGTAGTGGGCTTTGACTACAAATATTTTGTATCAAAAAGTTTTTGTTAGGGTCTGGAACACATTTCATGCTACTAAtctggttcaatccatggcatcccatgtggttcccaaagtctaggagtgattcccaaacatcgctgagtgtggccctccaaaacgTTTTGTTAGGTAAGTAGAATTTAATAATTGGAAGGAATTTAGTCAGTTGcaaattgttttcaaatttaaaaattgcatcttggggttggagagatagcacatcggtggcatgcttgtcttgaatgtggcaaacccaggattgacctgggtttaattctcagcatcccgagcctgccagtcaTGCGTTTAACCCTTCATGATTTCTAAGTCAGCAATCAAAGATTAACTTAGTTGTGGTTATATCTATCTTGAAGTCTCATAGTATGAGTTGGCTTTCTGTATAATTGCCATCTTGAAGGTTTGCACAGGCCTAGATGAGATTAGTAATTTACAAGACTGTTGAAGGGACTCAGTTCATCACAATGTGAATGTCTATGAGTCCCCTGAATGACAACTGACATCTGGCAGGTATGAGCAGAAGTGATACTCGGATGTAACTTGGAGGT
This window encodes:
- the NAA50 gene encoding N-alpha-acetyltransferase 50 isoform X1, which gives rise to MKGSRIELGDVTPHNIKQLKRLNQVIFPVSYNDKFYKDVLEVGELAKLAYFNDIAVGAVCCRVDHSQNQKRLYIMTLGCLAPYRRLGIGTKMLNHVLNICEKDGTFDNIYLHVQISNESAIDFYRKFGFEVIETKKNYYKRIEPADAHVLQKNLKVPSGQNADVQKTDN
- the NAA50 gene encoding N-alpha-acetyltransferase 50 isoform X2, translating into MKGRIELGDVTPHNIKQLKRLNQVIFPVSYNDKFYKDVLEVGELAKLAYFNDIAVGAVCCRVDHSQNQKRLYIMTLGCLAPYRRLGIGTKMLNHVLNICEKDGTFDNIYLHVQISNESAIDFYRKFGFEVIETKKNYYKRIEPADAHVLQKNLKVPSGQNADVQKTDN